CGTCTTTGCGATTAAGATTTCTTGTTCTTTGTTTGGGTAGATACGGAATTTGTATGCTTTGTTGACCAACATTGCTTTTCACCTCACTTTAGACCTTGATTACTGAATGATTATTACTATCTTAATTCCATCCAAATATCAGCCTTTCTTTTGTATAAGACTGATGATATCATAGCACAAAAAAGAAACAACTTTTAGGCTGACGCCTAACCGACATTCATCTCCCACTTACTCATTGGACAACGTCCTAACATTCCTTGAAGTGGGAGTCTTCTGTCAGAAAACGATAAAAATGAAGCCAGAGTGCTTACATACACTGGCTTCATTTTTCCATTAATTCTCTTTTTTAGGTGCTTCTGCTTCATCCTGAGGCTGTTGTTCAGGCTCTACAGGCGGCTCTTCATTTTGAAGAGGCTGCTCTTCTTTTCTTGCACCATGACGCTTTTCATGATGGGTTCTCTTCTTGTCTTGACGCCTGATTTCTCGCTCTCGGCGAATGCGGTCGCGATCCGCGTGGAGCGTTGGTCTCTCCTTATCTAATGCCTTAAAGAGCGACACGATCATCAAAATAATGATAAATGTAAACGGGAGCGCCCCGATAATGGATGCTGTCTGTAGTGCCGATAAACCTTCCTCAGAAGTCAATAGCACGGCTGCTGTACCAGAGATAATAATTCCCCAAGTAAACTTTACGATATTTGGAGGTGAAAGCATACCTCCTGTCGTCTGCATACCAAGCACGACAGTTGCCGAGTCGGCCGAAGTGACAAAGAACGACATGATCAGTAGCACAGCAATGAGCGACACGAAAAAGGCGAGTGGAAATTGTTCAAGCAAGGAAAAGAGAACAATTTCTTCTCCGCCAGATTGCATGTCGGCATACAAATCTGTTCCTTGGTTTTGGAAAAATAGTGTCGTCCCTCCGAAAACACTGAACCAAAAGGCACCAAATAATGAAGGAAGTGCAACGACACCGATAATGAATTCACGAATGGTACGTCCTCTAGAAACCCGGGCAATAAACGAACCGACGAACGGTGACCAAGAAATCCACCAAGCCCAGTAAAAGATTGTCCAATCCTGTACCCAAGTCGATTCTGGATTTGGATCATACACATCAAGCCTAAAGCTCATACCGAAAAAGTTTTGCGCATAAGAGCCAATTCCTTGCGTGAATACACCCATAATATAACTTGTTGGACCTAATAATAAAATAAATGCAACAAGAACTAGTGACACACGGACGTTCAGCAGGCTTAAGATACGTATTCCTTTATCAATACCGGTTAACGCCGATATAGAGAATAATATTGTGACGATGACGATAACAACAAATTGAAAAAGAGGGCCTGAAAAAGCTTCAAGACTAGGGAATAAATATTTTAAACCAGCTGTAATTTGGGCTGCACCTAATCCTAAAGACGTCGCCGTACCAAATAATGTCGCAAAAACAACGAGAACATTGATCCCGTTTCCTACCCAACCGTCAACTCGATCACCGATTAACGGTCTAAAAGTAGAGCTAAATATTGCCGGCTCATCTTTACGATATTGGAAATAGGCTAGTGTTAATGCAACAATCGAGTAAATGGCCCACGGATGAATTCCCCAGTGGAACATCGAGTACCGCATCGCATCTGCTGCTGCCTGTTGTGTCCCTGGCTCAGCAGTGGCCGGGACAAAATAATGGGAAAGTGGTTCGGCTGAACCCCAAAAGACGAGCCCGATCCCCATCCCAGCAGTAAATAAAAACGCAAACCACGTAACGTAATTGTATTTTGGCTTTTCATCCGGCTTACCAAGACGAATGCGCCCGTATGGACTAAAGACTAAGAAGATTGCCACTCCGACAAAAGCCGTCGCTGACAACAGATAAAACCAACCGAGTTCATTTGTAATGAATCCTTGTATTTGACTCATCACAGCTGACATGTGCGTGGAGGCAAAGAAGCCCCAGGCGATGAAGGCAAAAGCAATCACCGCCGAAATATAAAAGACACTCGTTGCTTTCTTCACTAGACTGCCACCTTTCCCTTATACACAGAACAAAATGTATCAGCGCGATACCTATGTTTGAAAAGATCTTTATCAATGTTCAGTGTAGATTATTTTGTTCTGAAGAATGTAACTTTATGTCATCTCTAAGCCTTTGAAGAAATTTTTCTAAATCGCTGATTGCAACTGAGTTCAAAAAACACTCTTAGACTGCATCGTTATCAGAAAAGCTTAATCCTCTTCCGGACGTTTTTGATCTGTTCGCTCTTCTGAAGTTACATACTCTTCCAGATCTTTTTCATCGTGCTGCCCTTTGCGACGCTTTGTTTTCTCAGCACGACGAATTTGTCGTTCTCTCCGAACTCGGTCACGATCTGCATGAAGCGCCTGTTTTTCTGTTGCTAAGCTTTTGAACAAAGCGATGATCATAAACACGATAATTAGTGTAAATGGTAGAGCCCCAATAATGACCGTCGTTTGCAGAGCGGCCAGTCCGCTTTCAGATGTAAGCAACACTGCTGCCGTTGCAGACATTACGATGCCCCAAACAAACTTTACTGTTTTGGGTGGCGTCAACATTCCCCCTGTCGTCTGCATGCCGAGCACGACTGTTGCTGAATCTGCAGAGGTAACAAAGAACGAGATAATTAACAACACCGCAACGAGCGAGATGAAAAATGAGAATGGAAATTGCTCTAACAAGGCAAACAGAGCGACCTCATCACCAAGACTTTGCACTTTAGCGAAAATATCTTGGCCTTGCTCTTGAAAATAAATCGTCGTTCCGCCAAAAACACTGAACCAAAAGGCACAAAAGATCGAAGGCAAGCCAACCACACCGATAATAAACTCACGGATGGTACGCCCTCTCGACACCCGAGCAATAAATGAGCCGACAAACGGCGCCCAGGAAACCCACCAAGCCCAGTAAAAAATCGTCCAATCTTGTACCCATGTTGAATCCGGATTGTACAAATCCATTCTAAAACTCATGCCTAAGAAATTTTGCGCGTATGAACCAATTCCTTGCGTAAATACACCCATAATATAGCTTGTCGGACCTAAAAACAGAACGAAAGCTAAAAGGATTAAAGACACGCGCACATTAAGCAGGCTTAAAATCCGTATTCCCTTGTCAATGCCACTAAGTGCTGATAAACAAAATAGAATCGTTACAATGAAGATGACCACTAGTTGAAACACTGGGCCTGAATAATGTTCGAGCACAGGGAATAAATATTTTAAACCAGCTGTAATTTGAGCTGCACCAAACCCTAATGATGTAGCTGTACCAAATAATGTCGCAAACACAACAAGAATATTGATTGTTTTTCCAACTGCACCATCTGCATGCTTGCCGATCAACGGTTTAAACGTTGAACTGAATTGTGCAGGTTCATCTTTACGGTATTGAAAATAAGCTTGGGCAAGTGCGACGACTGCATAAATCGCCCACGCATGAATCCCCCAATGAAAAATGGAATAACGAATGGCATCAGCAGCAGCTTGACGCGAACCTGGATCAGCTGTTGCGGGAGCAAAAAAATGTGAGAGTGGTTCTGCTGATCCGAAAAAGACGAGCCCGATGCCCATACCAGCGGTAAATAGAAACGCAAACCACGTAAGATAACCATACTTCGGCTTTTCATCTTGTTTTCCAAGCCGTATACGTCCGTAAGGGCTAAGCGCTAAGTAAACAGCAACAATCACAAATGCGGTGACTAAGAGGAGATAAAACCAACCTAACTGTGAAGTAATAAAACCTTGAATTTGATTCATCATCGAGGCCATTTGGTTTGATGCGAAAAAGCCCCAAATAATAAATGCACTTGCAATCAATACAGAAATATAAAATACACTTGTCGTTTTCTTCAACCGTTCTCCGCCTTCCCTGGCATTCCTTTATATTGACCATAATGTCAGGATTATTAGCCGTGTGTTTATTAATGAATAGGGTTTTAACATTTGTTATACATCCCCTACTTTCATTAATTTAAACCTACTTCTCC
The DNA window shown above is from Litoribacterium kuwaitense and carries:
- a CDS encoding helix-turn-helix domain-containing protein translates to MLVNKAYKFRIYPNKEQEILIAKT
- a CDS encoding BCCT family transporter; the protein is MKKATSVFYISAVIAFAFIAWGFFASTHMSAVMSQIQGFITNELGWFYLLSATAFVGVAIFLVFSPYGRIRLGKPDEKPKYNYVTWFAFLFTAGMGIGLVFWGSAEPLSHYFVPATAEPGTQQAAADAMRYSMFHWGIHPWAIYSIVALTLAYFQYRKDEPAIFSSTFRPLIGDRVDGWVGNGINVLVVFATLFGTATSLGLGAAQITAGLKYLFPSLEAFSGPLFQFVVIVIVTILFSISALTGIDKGIRILSLLNVRVSLVLVAFILLLGPTSYIMGVFTQGIGSYAQNFFGMSFRLDVYDPNPESTWVQDWTIFYWAWWISWSPFVGSFIARVSRGRTIREFIIGVVALPSLFGAFWFSVFGGTTLFFQNQGTDLYADMQSGGEEIVLFSLLEQFPLAFFVSLIAVLLIMSFFVTSADSATVVLGMQTTGGMLSPPNIVKFTWGIIISGTAAVLLTSEEGLSALQTASIIGALPFTFIIILMIVSLFKALDKERPTLHADRDRIRREREIRRQDKKRTHHEKRHGARKEEQPLQNEEPPVEPEQQPQDEAEAPKKEN
- a CDS encoding BCCT family transporter, which encodes MKKTTSVFYISVLIASAFIIWGFFASNQMASMMNQIQGFITSQLGWFYLLLVTAFVIVAVYLALSPYGRIRLGKQDEKPKYGYLTWFAFLFTAGMGIGLVFFGSAEPLSHFFAPATADPGSRQAAADAIRYSIFHWGIHAWAIYAVVALAQAYFQYRKDEPAQFSSTFKPLIGKHADGAVGKTINILVVFATLFGTATSLGFGAAQITAGLKYLFPVLEHYSGPVFQLVVIFIVTILFCLSALSGIDKGIRILSLLNVRVSLILLAFVLFLGPTSYIMGVFTQGIGSYAQNFLGMSFRMDLYNPDSTWVQDWTIFYWAWWVSWAPFVGSFIARVSRGRTIREFIIGVVGLPSIFCAFWFSVFGGTTIYFQEQGQDIFAKVQSLGDEVALFALLEQFPFSFFISLVAVLLIISFFVTSADSATVVLGMQTTGGMLTPPKTVKFVWGIVMSATAAVLLTSESGLAALQTTVIIGALPFTLIIVFMIIALFKSLATEKQALHADRDRVRRERQIRRAEKTKRRKGQHDEKDLEEYVTSEERTDQKRPEED